A stretch of DNA from Piliocolobus tephrosceles isolate RC106 chromosome 21, ASM277652v3, whole genome shotgun sequence:
ACAGCTGTGTTCCAGCGGTTTATGTTACCCCTTCTACTCACCGTATTGGACCCACTCCAGGGCGTTGGGCCGGGAGGCTTCCCACGGCGGCGGTGACCCCTGAGAAAAAGGAGTAACCAAGGACCAGTGGTGCGGAGGCTCTAGTATTCCCACCTCCCCGACCTTCGTGGTTTCAAGGCCCCCAGGCTCCATCACCCAATTTCCCTGAAAAAGACTGTTTATAGTCTCTCCAGAAACCCTTTTGAGGTGATCCTTTCCCATGTCCAAGTTTTACCCTCTGGAGAACGACTCAGAGAAATCCTCCAAATCGCTGCAGGAGCTGGCAGACGAGCAGCGGCTGCGGAAACTATCCACTAGAGGGAGACGGAGGGCGTGAGCTCTGGCCCTCGCTGGCCCCACCCCGTGCTTCCCAGGCCCGCCCAGCCCCGCCCCGTCCGGCTCGCCGGCCCCGCCCAGTGCCTCCCACCCCCGCGCAGTTCCGCCTAGCCTCGCGGCCCCGAGCTCCAGGCAGGTTACCTGAGGAGCTGCGGTTTCGGGAGCGGTTAGGGGCGTCCCCTCGGCCAGTCACGACAGCAGGGGGCCGTGTCTGGCGAGACCAGGAGACGGACGGACAGTCCCCGCTTCCCCCACTGCCTAATCGGTTCCGCTGCTGCTGcctgggaaaaaagaaaggagacgCTGGCCTGTACGCCCAACTCCTGCGGGCAAGGGTATCGCTGCGCCCCAAAAGGTCACAGCCACGCCGGCGACCGCCCAAGGTGACAAGCCTAGGCGCGGAAAGCATGCAGAAACACAGACGAGGAGGTGGGACGGACGGAAGGCACAGCAGGCGGAGCAGGCAAAGCAGGCGGGGTATCCGGCGAGAAGCGAGCAGGTGGAAGGAGATGGGGACTGATGGTGGCGTGGAGAGATGAGCGCCCGGGAGCGGGcaagggccagggccaggggcaggtgagggaggaaggggcacTGACTTCATCTTGAtctctctctgcttcctttccttGGCTTTCACAAAGGCCGTGGGGTCGAAGCGGAGCGCGCGACCACCTAGGACGACGTGGGAGAGGAGGCGGCTGGGTCCCGCGACGGGCCTTGGCAGCGCCAGTGCGTCCCCTCCCCACCGCAGGGCAGGGGCACAGACCTGTGGGCGAGGGCGAGGGGCGCGCAGGGCGGCCCCGACCCCGGCTTCCGCGGCCGCTCTCCCGGGATGAGGAGCGCGCGGCGCCGCGGCCTCGCGACGTGGAGCGCTCCCGGGACGATGAGGCCCGGTCCTCCCGCGCCGGGGACGGCTGCACCGGCGGAGTCCGCCTCCTGAGACCACAGGGGCAGCTGTCAGCTTCCCGCCCGCCCCGACAAACTCAATCTAGAGACTCCTCCCCGACCACACCTTCTCCGAACCCTCAGGCCTACCCCATCAGCTCCTAGACGTGCACTCCTGGGCCCACGACCCTCCCGATATCCTCCCCCTAGACCACACCCAAACTCCTAAAACACCCCTCTGTCATTTCCCTACATCCTTTCAACACACCCCCTTCACCAGACCCTTCTTTCCGGAGTCTTCCACAACTCCCCGGAAACCCTTCCCAATTTTCCACCACCCACCCCATAAATGCCAGCAGACCTCACCCTGATCCCACCTGCTGCGCCGCACCCTTTCGCACCAGGAGACCCTAGGGCCCGATCCCTTTCCCAGTCCCTCCTGAACGCCGCCCCAAGCCTGCACATCTCCGCACAGCCCGGGTCCACCTTCTAACCACCGCACCCGAATCCTGGACTGGGTCCGCTAAGCCCCGCCTCCCCTTCAGCCCCGCCCCCTCACGCTCCGCCTCCTCACGCTCCACCCCCTCTCAATCCCCGCCCATCCGCCCTAGAGCACCGCAGGCCTAGCCTCTCACCCCTTCTTGTACAAAGCCAGCTCGCTGGTCAGCGTCTTTAGCCGGGCGCGCAGGCTCCGCTCTGATGCCTTCGCCTCCTCGAGCTGCCAGGACGGGAGAGGGGCGCGGAGGTCCAGGCTGAGGCCGAGGCTCAGGCTGAGGCCGAGGTCCGCGCCTCGCTGTCCGCTCCTGGGCACCCGCTGCTCACCTCCTTGGCCAGACGGCGACAATCCTGGCCGCGACGGCCGGCCACCCTGTGCCCGAGCCCGCGCTCGCGCTCTTGccgcagctccagctccagcccgCGCACCAGCCCGCGCAACGCCTCGGCCTCCTGGCGCGCCGCGCGCCCGGCCAGCGCCTCCTCGCGCGATCGGCCCAGCTGCACCTCCAGCTCCCGCTTCTCGGACGCCAGGCGCGACACCCTGGGGAAGACGGGGAGAGAGCGCTAGAGAGAGAGGCATGGCCCCATTCCCACTACTCCATGGGGGTGGGACGCCTCATCATTTCACCTCCCCGGAAGGGGGAACAGGGCTCCATCACTCTCAACTGCCCCCATGGGGAGGGGCAGGCTCCTATCATCTCTCCCCTATCGACGTGTGAAGAGGGATGTGGTCACATCACCCCCATCCACCCCACGAAGCGGACATGACCCCACCACgcacaggacacacacacactcctgcccTGGTGCGGGTGAAGGAGTGGAACACAGCCATGTGAGTTCCAATTCTAAACGATTTCATCCATCTGTCCACACCCTGAAAGACTAgcactgcctccctcctcctcccacctcgcCACGCCAGTCTCCCAGTCACGAAATCCTCTGCAATACAAATTTGATCAGGTAACTACCACGCTCAAAACCCTTCCTTAAGAAAGTGTATATACAAGGCTATTATTCATTGCAGCACAATCTGTAATAGCAAAAGAgtagaaataaccaaaatgtacGTCAAAACAGAACTAACTGAATTTCTAATACATCTACTCAATTGAGTCGCACAAAACTATAAAGAGGAAAGTAGAGGATCTCTACGTCCTGTCACCGAGTGACTGCTGTGACACAGTATGGTGCAGACAGTATGTTCAGAATGTCCCTTTTTGTAAAAGAAACGAGAATTATaaattacatgtttatattttcaaaattatataatagAATAAACCAAAATCTGTGGGGGAAAAGGATTATTTATAGGGAAGGGGGAAATGAACAGAAATTGGACCTCTCTGGCTGgacaaagtggctcatgcctgtaatctcagcactttgggaggccgaggcaggtggatcacttgaagctaggagttcaagaccaacctggccaacatgacgaaaccccgtctctactaaaaatacaaaaattaccctgatGTAGTgccacatgcctgtgatcccagctactcaggaggttgaggcacgagaatcacttgaactcagaaggcagagtgtgcagtgagctgagattgtgccactgccgtccagcctgggagacaaagcaagaccatatctcaaaaaaataaagaaagtcagaagtaaagataatttaaaaaaaattttttttaagaaattggaCCTCTCTGAATGTAccttctttttcagttttgactttggaactataaaaatattttatataaattaattaaactttAACAAATGCCAtcccaaaaattttaaaagaaactggcCCTAACAGACCTGACTCTATATCAAAGTTGGTGGCACATTGGAGAATTATAGGAGGTAACTAAAACACACCATTTGAGCAAGTGGGACATAGCCTAAGGCCAAAAAGAACTAtgaggaaatcttttttttcttttttgagatggagtcttgctctgtcacccaggctggagtgcagtggcacgatctcagctcactgtaacgtctgcctcccgggttcaagcgattctcctgcctcagcctcccgagtagctgggattacaggtgcccaccaccacccccgactaatttttgtatttttagtagagaaggggtttcgccatgttagccagaatggtctcaaactcctgacctcaggtgatccacctgcctcagcctcccagtgtgctgggattacaggcatgagccactgcacccggccctggaAATCGTAAACTTCATTCAAAATTCAATTATTAGTAATTACTGATATTGTTTaagataaagcaaataaatatgttattatcCCTAGAAACTAAGATTTTCATCACAAGAAAAGACATATAAGTAGGTCAGCTGTGGTGGTtcatacttgtaattccagcactttggaaggccaaggcagacagatagcttgagcctaagagtttgacaCTTGCCTGggcaaatccccatctctacaaaacttagcttgcggccaggcacagtggctcatgcctgttatcccagcactttgggaggccgaggcaggcagatcacctgaggtcagaagttcaagaccagcctggacaatatggtgaaaccccctctctactaaaaatacaaaaaaaaattagccaggtctggtggcgagcacctgtaatcccagctactcaggaggctgaggcaggagatcgcttgaacccaggaggcagagggcagaggttgcagtgagctgacatggtgccactgcactccagcttgggtgacagaacaagacttcgactcaaaaaaaaaaaaaaaaattagcttggcatggtgccatgtgcctgtagtcccagctactgggaaggctgacgcaggaaggttgtttgaactcaggagtctgaggtgacAGCCGTGACTGCACAactgtactactgcactccagcccgggcgataggGTGAgattctctctcttaaaaaaaaaaaaaattaaattaaattaaattaagtgcAAAAAGAGATACAACTAAACTATATCGTTTAGGGATGCGTAGTTCAGCTGGCAAAACCATAAGCAAATCAAATGAGTGAGATTAGGTGCATTTGGGAGCATGGTTAGAGCAAGAGGGTCTCTCCTGGAAAAAGACATGCAGAGGCTACGGGAAAATGActacttccaattttttttttttttctctttcagacagagtctccctctgtcatacCAGgctgatcacggctcactgcaaccttgaacctgggttcaagtgattctcctgtctcagcctcccgcgtGGCTAGGGCTACAGGCCTGCGCACtctgcccagctaaatttttgtatttttagtagagacagtgtttcaccatgttggccaggctagtctcgaactcctgacctcaggtgatctgcccacctcggcctcccaaagtgctgggattacaggcgtgagccaccgcgcccggcctggatttcTTAACCTGGGTAGTTGTTACATGGGCACTGGCTTTATGATAATTTGTGAAactgtacatttatattttatactctttGGGGCGTATTTTACTTCACAATAGGAAAGTTAAGTAGTGAAGTAGCAGGACTCTTGGGCAGGGGGGAGGGGTCCCATCCCAGAGATTCAGGTGTAAATGGTGTGTCTGGAGGAGTCAGGGCCTGCCCTGGAACTCCTCACTgatcacagaatttttaaaaacagaaaaataggccgagcgcggaggctcacgcctgtaattccaacactttaggaggccgaggcaggtggatcacttgaggtcgggagtttgagatcagcctggccaacacagtgaaaccccgtctctactaaaaatacaaaaattagccgggtgtggtggcacgtgcctgtaatcccagctactcaggaggctgaggcaggagaatcgcctgaacccaggagacagaggttgcagtgagccgagatcacgccactgcactccagcctgggtgacagagcgagactcggtctcaaaaaaataaaaagaggctgggcgcggtggctcaagcctgtaatcctagcacttcgggaggccgagacgggcggatcacgaggtcaggagatcgagaccaccctggctaacatggtgaaaccccgtctctactaaaaaatacaaaaaaactagccaggcgaggtggcgggcgcctgtagtcccagccactcgggaggctgaggcaggagaatggcctaaacccgggaagcggagcttgcagtgagctgagatcccgccactgcactccagcctgggcgacagagtgagactccgcctcaaaaaaaaaaaaaaaaagaaaaagaaatggtgaaTCTACAGGGCAGCCAGGGCACCGGTATTTTTCAAAGCTCCCGGGCAATTTGAATGCATATCCAGAATGAACCACTGCACTGGCTGAAAGGCAGAAGAGAACTTTATAAAAGAGGGAGCCAGCTCTCAACAGCTGAAACCATCAGTCTCAACACCACCAAAGGAGGCATCTTGCCAAAACCTACCCGACATGTGATTAAACCTATATAGGGTTAGCCACCACTTCACTGCAAGTACAGGGGACAGAGGAGGACATTAAACACACCATGGCGATATAATCAGCaaaatctatttttcatttttccatctgAGTATGCTTGCTAGGGAGAATTTCAGCAAAATCTAGACTGCAAAACTCTACAGGACAAATAACCTGATTTCCTCCACAAATAAGTAGCATGAAAAGTGGTGAGGGGGATATaaattaaaagagatttaagaaatacatcagccaagctcagtggctcatgcgtgtaatcccagcactttggggggctgaggcaggtggatggcttgaattcaggagttcaaggccagcctgggcaacatgggcaaaccctgtctctataaaaatatatatatatatatgaaaattagctgggcatgatggcatgtgcctgtagtcccatctactaagaaggctgaggtgggagaatcgcttgagcccaggaagtcaaggatacagcgagccaagatcataccaccacactccagcctgggcaacagagcaagactgaaaaaaaaaaaagaaaagaaagacctcAACCAACTGCAATGTGCAGCCATATTTAGATACAGGACGAATTCAAACCACTTGCAAAAAAGACACTTGAGAGGTGATCAGAAGTGTGTGAACACATACGCAATGGgtttcagatgacatgatggaATTTTTGTTAATGTTGTTGGACGTGATGACAGCACTTATATCCTTATATGTTAAAGATACACACTGAAGCTTTTACAGAGGAGATACGAAGACTGGGATTTGCTACAGGACAGGGCGTGGCAGTACATCAAACAAGATGGGCAAACGTGGGTAACTGTTGAAGCTGGAGGACAAGTACGTGCAAATTACACTACTGTTTACTTTTGTGGTGCTTGGAATTTTTCCTAATAAATCCTTCTTAAAATCTGTGGTTCCCCACACTCTCCAACAAGGAGCTTTCCTTTCTATTCAGCCCCTGCCCACCTGACTTCTCCCTTCCTcacctcctgcctcccttttCCACAGGCTCCAGCCAGATGCAGTTCTCACCTCCCAGaaccttctctccttcttctcctgGCAAAAACCACTCCACTCATCCGGGAAGCCTACCTGCCCCTGACGTTCTCTGCTCTCCCAGCCCTCTGTACCTTTCCGTCCTAGCACCAACCCTGGCAGACCTGGCATGTAGAGGAGTGTCCGTTTCCCATATGGATCCCACTTTTCTGGGGGCAGAGCCTCCACCTGTCTGGTTCACTGCACAGGACCCCAGGCCGCATGGCCGGGCGCATTGCATTCAACTCTATTCCACTTGTTAACAAGCTGGGTGGCCCTGGGCAGTTTCACttcacatctctgagcctcaggccaTCTTTTCTCATCTGCGAAGAGGGAGGATAATAAGAATGCCAGCCTGTTAGGCTGTAAGAATCTATTCACAGTGCTTAGACCATGTCTAGCATAATAAAACATTAACCAGTGTCGGGCAGTGTGCCTGGCACAGCATGAACTCCATAAATGTTGgctgaatgaaggaataaatctCAGAACCTTTCCAAACTCCCTAATTCCTGGCTGGGAAGAGGAAGATAAGCCACTGAGCACCGGTGGGATCTCAAGGCTCCCGTGGTTGGTTCCAAAGGGTGGAGGGCGCCATCTTGTGGCCATCTTGGGAAACACACATCCAGAAACACAAAcctagaaacacacacacacagcgccTGAGACAGCGCGcgggcgcgcgcgcgcgcgcacacacacacacacacacacagcctgagAGCAGATCCTGAGGATAAATTCTGGCCTCCCCATTGCGGTCTTCCTCGGCCCAGCAGTACACAGGCGAGCTCCTCCAAAGACCGGCGGGGTTCCCCAGCCCCGTGAGCACCCATAAGGACTGGTCCTCCCGGTCAGCACTTAGAGCTCTGTCCTGGGCTTGCAGCCACAAATAGTGCAAACAGTTGGGGAAGCAACAGAGGCTCGGCGCTGGCTGCCTGGATCTAAGGTCCAGCCTAGCCATATTACCCACTGTGTGGCCTGCACCAAGGTCcctaacttctctgggcctccgtCAAATGTGATAATAGCAGTGCCTACCTTGTAGCGCggctgtgaggataaaatgaattCAATCATAAAGCACAGAGCAGCCCTGGCATACAGTTAAATGTTCCATAAACATTAGCTACTGGTGttattattactaaaaatattattagtCCACAATGAGCCAGGCCTCTCCTCGGTAGCGATCAAGCCCCAGATTCATCTCCCCAACAGAACCGAGCACATGGCAGGCCTCAATATATACGCCAAAAGCCTTTGCTTCTTTCACTTCATTCATTCCCTTGTTCTCACCGCATTCCCATCTAACACAAGgactttgcccaggctgttccctctgcctacaACACTTCCCCAGCCCCTGTGCCTGACCCACCCCACACCCCAGTGGAGTCCTGTGACAGCCTCGCATGGCACAGGCTCCCTTTCCTGCCCCAGGCATCTCCGTCTGTAATGATATACTCAGGTGCTTATATACTTAGCACCTATCTCCCCCAGGGCTGGGCACCACGTGAGTGGCAGGGAGGGGGCTAGCACAGAAGGGGCACCCTGTGAAGGTGGATTCACCTACGTAGAGCTCGACCCCTCGACCCTTGCACATGCTGCTCCCTTTGCCAAAGAACACCCCTCCCATACCAGGCAGGGTCAGGTACCCCACCCACTCTGAGCCTTCACTGTCTGCAAACACATCTGCCTCCTTCCCTGGACTGACAGTCCCAGGAGGGCAGTGCCAAGATAGTCTTGGTCATCGCTATGTCCCCAGCACCACCCAGCCCAAAGGTACAGAAGAGGGGCTCAGAGGCcacgcgcagtggctcatgcctgtaatcccagcactttgggaggccaacgcaggcagatcacttgaggccaggagtttgagatcagcccgaccaacagggcaaaaccccttctctactaaaaatacaaaaattagctggacatggtggcatgtgcctgtaatcccagctatttgggaggctgaggagaatggcttgaacccaggagtaggaagctgcagtgagccaagatcacaccactacactccagtctgggcaacagagtaagactctgtctcaaaaaaaaaaagaataaatacatggTGGGTAAAGGACAGTCATCCTCCCCACAGGGCCAAGCATGGGCCCTGCAGTGCATGATGGGAGGGCTCCAGGGCTCCCACCCACCCCAGCTGCCCACCCCCCGAGACTCACTGCTCCCGCAGGTGCCAGATCTCACTCTCCCGGGTGTCCCGAGTGTTCTGGCCGTCCAGCCCTTGCAGGCGGCCCAGTTCCTCCTTCAGTGACCGGATGATGCCCTGCAGAACCACGGGGTCTGGCTTGCCCTGGTACGGGAGGGGCAGCGGGTAGTGAATCCTGAGGAGGGGGGATTAGAACCGTGGCATCTCAGAGGCCAAGAATGCACCTGAGGGTAAACACCAGCCTCTAAGAGCCACAGAATGTGAGAACACACAGTTCCAAAAACTGCACCATCCTATAGGCTCATGAGCACATCCTCAAGGCCCCTTCCTGTCCCCAGACCCCTTGTACCAGTCACTACCTCTGAAAGTCTCTTATATAACAATTTGGAAACTACTGGGATTGGCAGCCCTGGTGTAGTCTGGGGGAACTTCCTTGTCGCACACTGCTGATGAAGGGAACGCTGGTATCATGTTACTTGCAGCCAAACACAATCCTAATTCAGATGCCACAGTGGGGGATTCTGGTTGGCCTGGCCTGGCTGACCCTGGCTTGGCTGGGGAAAGGTGGGCCATTGTGATTAACAGCCTCATGAAATGCTATTCACAGAGGACTGGTAACTTCCCACTAAGAAATCCAGTGGTTACCAACACATGGGGCAGACATGGTCACCCAGCTACACAACTGCCATTCCAACTCCCTTGCTGCCTCCCCTTATAAAGGCTAGAAAGCCAGCTATTCATTTTCCCAGCATCCCTTGCATGTGACCACTTCTGACCACACATTACAGGAAATCTGTTGGGAGTCTTCTGGGAACACgtttctttttctaataaaaacagCAGATGCAATTAATAAACTCAGCCCTGTCCCTCTTCTTCCTGCCTTGATATAGCCGCAATGTCTGGAGGATCCAGCAGCTATTTTGTGGCCATGAAGAGATAAAGATGAAGTcaaaaggccaaggtgggcacggtggctcatgcctgtaatcccagtgcttttgagaggctgaggcgggaggatcacttaaggccaggagttcgagaccagcctgggcaacatgacgaaaccccgtctctactaaaaatacaaaaactggccgggcgcggtggctcacgcctgtaatcccagcactttgggaggctgaggcgggcagatcacgaggtcagaagatcgagcccatcctgactaatacggcgaaaccccgtctctactaaaaatacaaaaaaaaaaaaaaaaaacagctgggcgtggtggcaggcacctgtaatcccagccgctcaggaggctgaggcaggagaatggcatgaacccaggaggcagagcttgcaatgagctgagatcactccactgcactccagcctgggcgacagagcgagactctgtctcagaaaaaaaaatacaaaaattagccaggcgcggttgTGGGctcctacagtcccagctactctggaggctgaggcacaagaattgcttgaacctgggaggcaaaggttgcggtgagccaagatcgcaccactgcactccagcctgggtgacacagtgagacactgtctcaaaaaaaaaaaaaaaaaaggaaagccaaCACATTAACGATggtaaagggggaaaaaaaaaaagaaagagcttgaGTCCCTAGTGGAACTGTTACACAGGTGGCAGCCACCTACCTAGACATCTTGTTATGTGATGTATTGTTTGTTTAGGGTACTGGTGATGGTTATTCTGCTACTTGTAGCCAAACACAATACTAAATGATACGAATCCCAACAGGTGAGATTCCCAAGGCAAGGCTTAACCAATGTCACCTTGCCTGGGTGCCAGGACTTCCTAAGATCCACCCACACGCTCTCCCACCCCGCCCACCAGCCTGGCCCTGGAGCCAGTCCCTTCTGCCCACCTGTCAAACTCCACAGAGTAGATGAGGATCAGGTAGCGCTTGGAGTTGAGCTGGGCCGATCTGGGGGCCAAGGGGCCTGGGCGGCCCCCAATCTTGCGGTTCCGCAGGGACTCCAGGTCTGTGTAGGTCAGCAGGTCCAGGGTGACTGACTCACTACTCtgtcaggagaggagaggaggagctgCCACGGCACCCGCCACCACCACACTGAGGGCACCTAGCACACACCTGGGCCACAGCCCTTCCTGTTTTCTAGGCGGGCTACGATTTCCTACGCGAAGGCTGGTGATCAACATGGCCCCGTCCCAGGGCAGACACAAGGACTTCATCGAAGGAAGAAACCAGAAAGAACCTAAATGCTCAACCACAGAGAACAGCTTAGACCTGTGACTCTCCGAGTGCTGTCTCCAGATCCCTGGGGGGGTCCCTGAGACCCTTTCAGGGATCTCCACTGAGGTCAAAGCTACTTTCATAATGATACAAAGACGTCATTTGTCTTTTGCACTGTGTTGACATGTGTGCAAATGGTACAAAAGCAATGGTGGGAAAAACTGCTGGTGCCTTAGCAGAAATCAAGCCCCTGGCACTGAATGGCACTGGAGGTTATTGTATCTCCCCAGTCTCAGTGGGGGGCTgggcaagagaaataaacaaacaagtaaataagcAAATCAACCATAAAACACAGGAAATGAAACATTGGAATGTTCTCgatgaagcagtaaaaattattaattttattgaatcCAGCTCCTAGAGGACACATCTCTTTATTATGTTGTGCAAGAAAATGGGAAGTACATATCAAGTACTTCTGTGCACGCCAAAGTATGACGATGGTCTCAGGAAAAAGGGATTCTGCATCTGAGTTTTGAGCTAAATTAGCCGTTTTTCATGGAAcactatttttacttgaaaaaaaaaaaaaaaaacgactgACAGACAAAACTACGGTTATTTAGACTCGGGCTATCtggcagacattttctcaaaaatgaacaaagtgagcCTGTCACTTCAAGAGAAACAGTTAACAGAATGTCTTGCCAATAACAAAATTCAAGCTTTCCACTTAAAatcagaattttggaaaacttgtatctTCTACTGGGTGTTTGACAGCTTCTTGGTGTTCACAGACTTTCCTGGGGAGATCGGTGAGGATATTAACAAATGTGACTTCTGGATATTATATAAGGCAATGTGTCAACATTTGAAAAATCTGCACAACTtagtgaaccaatattttccaaacGACCAATGCATGATGTTACAAAGTCATCCACAGGTAAAAAAAGATCCGTGCAAAATGCAAGATAAGCCAGTGGAATTTAACGTAACAATACAAAAAGTTCACTGATGACGATGCAGATTCCACATTGCAACTAACCTTCAAGAAACTATCGCTtgcccaggccaggcatggtggctcacacctgtaatcccagcactttgggaggtcgaggcaggtggatcacttgaggccaggaattcaagaccagcctggccaagatggcaaaaccccatctctactaaaaatacaaaattagccgggcatgatggcacatgcctgtaat
This window harbors:
- the CCDC61 gene encoding coiled-coil domain-containing protein 61, which codes for MDQPAGLQVDYIFRGVEHAVRVMVSGQVLELEVEDRMTADQWRGEFDAGFIEDLTHKTGNFKQFNIFCHMLESALTQSSESVTLDLLTYTDLESLRNRKIGGRPGPLAPRSAQLNSKRYLILIYSVEFDRIHYPLPLPYQGKPDPVVLQGIIRSLKEELGRLQGLDGQNTRDTRESEIWHLREQVSRLASEKRELEVQLGRSREEALAGRAARQEAEALRGLVRGLELELRQERERGLGHRVAGRRGQDCRRLAKELEEAKASERSLRARLKTLTSELALYKKGRRTPPVQPSPAREDRASSSRERSTSRGRGAARSSSRESGRGSRGRGRPARPSPSPTGGRALRFDPTAFVKAKERKQREIKMKQQQRNRLGSGGSGDCPSVSWSRQTRPPAVVTGRGDAPNRSRNRSSSVDSFRSRCSSASSCSDLEDFSESFSRGGHRRRGKPPGPTPWSGSNTRSTPVERSHHQKSLANSGGWVPIKEYSSDHQAADMAEIDARLKALQEYMNRLDMRS